The sequence below is a genomic window from Selenomonas ruminantium subsp. lactilytica TAM6421.
GGATCGGTACCGAAGACAATGCCGCCCTCCTTGACATTGGGACAGGAGACATTGAGTTCAATGGCCGCCACTCCGGGCACATCCAGCATTTCCGCCAACACGCCGTATTCTTCCACCGTACTGCCTGAGATATTAACGATTACATTCATGTCATACTTCGTGATGCGGGGCAAAGTTTCCTGCAAGAAAACCTCCACGCCGGGATTTTCCAGACCGATGCAGTTGAGCATACCGCCGGGCGTTTCCGTAATGCGGATGCCTTCGTTGCCCCGGCGGGGCTTCAAGGTGGTGCCCTTGACCATGACGCCGCCGAGCCTTGACAAGTCAACGAATTCGGCAAATTCCTCGCCAAAGCCGAAGGTGCCCGAAGCTGTGAGCACTGGTGTATTCATCTGGATGCCAGCGATATTGGTATGCAGGCGTTTATCCTGCAGATTGATAGTACTCATGACAGGTCAAACACCTCCTGGGCATAGAATACTGGGCCGTCCTTGCAGACCTTCTTGCGCTGGCCGTCCGTGGTGTCGATGGAACAGGACAGGCAGGCACCAAGGCCGCAGCCCATGCGCTTTTCCAGAGAAACCTGACAGGGAATACCATGCTCATGGGCAATCTTGGCGATGCCCTGCATCATGATTTCCGGGCCACAGGCCACAACGAGGTCGTAATCACCCTTGGCCAGGATTTCCGGCAAAGCCGCGGTGGTGAAGCCCTTCTGCCCATAAGAGCCATCATCCGTGGTGCAGAATACCTCCTGCACCAGCGGCATATATAGCTCTTCCCAGAAAAGCTCCTGCTTTGAGCGGCCCCCCATCAAGATATCGGCCTTGCCTTCCATGGCGGAGGCGTAGAACAGCAACGGGGAAAGCCCCATGCCGCCCCCCACCAGCAGGGGGCGCTTAGCCGTCATAGCAAAGCCGTGCCCCAAGGGCCCCAGCACATTGATAACAGCCCCGGTCTTGACCTTGGCCAAAGCCGCCGTGCCCTTCCCCACCGTGCGGTAGATAAAGGCCACGGTGCCCGTCTGCAGATTGCGGGCGGCAATACCCACGGGACGGCGCAGGGTAAAGGCACCATCGGGGATCTGCAGCTGGACAAACTGTCCCGGCTCTGCCTCCCGGGCAATTTTGGGGGCTTCTACCTCCAGGTAGTACACCCCGCTCACCAGTTCCCGGTTCAGGATAACCTCGGCATCCACCAAAGCCTTAGGCAAGGTCGTCACCTCCGCCCACATAATCCTGGATGGCCAGGGAGTAAACCAGACGGCGCTCCCGCATAAAGGACAGCACCCGCATTACTTCCCAGGCAGTATCCAGCGAGGTCAGGCAGGCAATGCCATGCTCTACGGTGGCCCGGCGGATCTTGAAACCATCCTTCAGGGAATGTTTGCCCTGCGTTAAAGTATTGATAACCATATGAATCTTGCCGGTCTTGATCTTCTCGATGATGTCGGAGCTGCGCTCATGCACCTTGCCCACCACTTCCACATCGATGCCCATGGACTTGATGGCCTTGGCGGTACCTTCCGTGGCAGCGATATTGAAGTCCAGCTCCGAGAAGGCCTTGGCCAGCTGTTTCATCTCTTCCTTGTCCTTATCGGCTACGGTGAAGAGGACGCATCCCTTGGTGGGCACATTGATGCCGGAACCCACAATGGCCTTGTAGAGGGCTCTTGCATAGTGATAGTCAATGCCCATGACCTCACCCGTGGATTTCATTTCGGGGCCAAGGGCGATATCCACGTCCGTCATCTTGGCGAAGGAGAATACCGGCGCCTTAACTGCCACATAGGGTTTCGGCGGCACCAGCCCCGTGCGGTCGCTGACATCCTTCAGGGATGCGCCCAGCGCGATGCGGGTGGCCAGATTGACCATCTTCACATCCGTTACCTTGGACAGGAAGGGCACCGTACGGCTGGAACGGGGGTTCACTTCGATAATGAAGACCTCATCGTTGACCACGACGAACTGGATATTCAGCAGGCCTTTGACATGCAGGGCCACCGCCAGCCGCTTGGTGTAGTCGATGATGGTGTAGAGCACCTTGGAGGGCAGTGTCTGGGCCGGATATACGGCGATACTGTCGCCGGAGTGAACGCCGGCCCGCTCCACATGTTCCATAATGCCCGGGATCAGCACATCGATGCCGTCGGAGATAGCATCCACTTCCACTTCCGTGCCCTGCATGTAGCGGTCCACTAACACCGGATGATCCGGCGTAACCTTGACGGCCCGGCTCATATAGTCGCGAAGCTCTGCTTCGTTGTAGACGATTTCCATGGCCCGGCCGCCCAGTACGTAGGAAGGACGTACCATGACGGGATAGCCGATGCGTTCCGCACCGCTAATGGCGTCTTCGAGATTCGTGACGCTGATGCCCTGGGGACGGGGAATCTGAGTCTGTGTCAGCACTTCATCGAAGCGCTCTCTATCCTCTGCCCTATCGATATCGTCAACGGAAGTACCGAAGACCTTGACGCCAGCCTTCTGCAGGGAAGCCGCCAGGTTGATGGCGGTCTGGCCGCCAAACTGGACGATAACCCCTTCGGGCTTTTCCTTGTCGATGATGTTCAGCACATCCTCGGTGGTCAGCGGTTCGAAATACAGTCTATCAGAGATATCGAAGTCCGTGGATACGGTTTCCGGGTTGTTGTTGATGATGATGGCTTCAATGCCCATTTCCTTCAGCGCCCAGACAGAATGTACGGAGCAATAGTCAAATTCCACACCCTGACCGATGCGGATGGGGCCGGAACCCAGCACGATGACCTTGCGCTTGTTGGAAACTTCTACTTCGTCCTGCTCCCCGCGGAAGGTGGAGTAGTAATACGGCGTAGCAGCTTCGAACTCAGCGGCACAGGTATCGACCATCTTGTAGCAGGGCAGTACGCCCATGCTCTTGCGGGTGGTGCGGATCTCGTCTGCCGTCTTGCCCGTGATTTCCGCGATGGATACATCAGCAAGGCCCACATTCTTGGCTGCCAGCATCAGGCTCGGCGTCAGAGCATCCTCAGCCAGCTGGTTTTCCACCTGAGCGATATTGTTGAGCTTATTGATAAACCACTTGTCCACTTTGGTAATGTTGTGGATTTCATCCACCGTGGCAATGCCCCGGCGCAGGGCTTCAGCAATCACAAAGATACGCTCGTCATTGACGCGGGCCAGGTTCTTCTTGACACGCTCATCATCCCAATCAGCCATCTTGGGCATATGGAGACGATGTACACCGATCTCCAGCGAACGCACAGCCTTGAGGATGGCGCCTTCGAAATGACGGTCAATGCTCATAACCTCGCCGGTAGCCTTCATCTGAGTGCCCAGGGTCTTGTCCGCATAGACAAACTTGTCAAAGGGCCAACGGGGGAATTTCACCACGCAGTAGTCCAGGGACGGCTCAAAGCAGGCCTTGGTCTTCTGGGTGACGGCGTTGGTGATTTCATCCAGGGTGTAGCCAATGGCGATCTTGGCGGAAACCTTGGCGATGGGGTAACCCGTAGCCTTGGAAGCCAGGGCCGAAGAACGGCTTACACGGGGGTTAACCTCGATTACATAATAGCGGTTGCTGTTGGGATCCAGCGCATACTGGGCGTTACAGCCGCCCTCGATGCCCAGCTCGCGGATAATGCGCAAAGAAGCGCTGCGCAGCATCTGATATTCATGATCCGTGAGCGTCTGGGACGGAGCCACGACGATGGAGTCACCGGTATGCACGCCCACGGGATCGAAGTTTTCCATGTTGCAGACGGTGATGCAGTTGTCATTGCCGTCCCGCATGACTTCATACTCGATTTCCTTCCAGCCGGCCACACTGCGCTCGATGAGCACCTGGCCAATCAGGGAGTAATTGAGCCCCTTGATGACGATATCGATAAGTTCTTCTTCGTTCTCGGCAATACCACCGCCAGTACCGCCCATGGTGTAGGCCGGGCGCACGATAACGGGATAACCGATACCGTTGGCAAACTCCACGGCGCTGGGCACATCTTCAACGATGGTGCTTTCCGGGATAGGTTCGCCGAGCTTTTCCATGGTTTCCTTGAAGAGTTCTCTATCTTCTGCCTGCTTGATGGCCGACAATGGCGTACCCAGAAGTTCCACATTGTACTTTTCCAATACGCCGTTTTCTGCCAGCTGTACAGCCAGGTTCAGACCAGCCTGACCACCTAAAGTAGCCAACAGGCCATCCGGTTTTTCCTTGGCGATGATCTCTTCCAGGAATTCCGGCGTCAGCGGTTCGATATATACTCTGTCGGCAATATGGGTATCCGTCATGATGGTGGCGGGGTTGGAGTTTACCAGCACCACTTCCAGCCCTTCTTCTTTGAGGGCACGGCAGGCCTGGGAGCCGGCGTAGTCAAATTCCGCCGCCTGACCGATGATGATGGGGCCTGAGCCAATTACCATTACTTTTTTGAGATTTTCCTTCTTTGGCATCTTATTCTCCCTTCAACATGGTCCAAAATTCGTCGAATAAATAAAGATTGTCGTCCGGGCCCGGGGAGGCTTCCGGATGATACTGCACGGAGAACAGCGGCAGTTCCGTATGACGCACGCCTTCCACCGTACCATCGTTGACATTGATATGGGTAACTTCCAGGGGCAGATCCTTCAAGGACTCCTCCTCCACCGCATAGCCGTGGTTCTGGGAGGAAATCTGTACCTTGCCCGTGCGCAGATCCTTGACCGGCTGGTTGGAACCGCGATGACCGAACTTGAGCTTATAGGTCTTAGCCCCCAAAGCCCGGGCAATAAGCTGATGGCCCAGGCAGATACCGAAGATGGGTTTCTTGCCGATGAGCTTCTTGATTTCCTCCACGATTTCCGGCACATCGGCGGGGTCGCCGGGGCCGTTGGAGAGGAAAATGCCGTCCGGATTCATAGCCAGGATATCCTCGGCTTTCGTATCTGCCGGCACAACCTGCAGCTTGCAGCCGATATCGTGCAGGGAAGTCAGGATATTCTGCTTGACGCCGAAGTCCATGGCCACCACCAGCGGAGCATCTTCCTTCTCTGCTTCAATGGTATAGGCCTCAGGCGTGGTCACTTCCATAACCACTTCCTTTTTGATGGGCACTGCCATGAGCTTGTCGATTTCTTCCTGGCTGGCATCCTCGGGTACGATAATCCCCTTCATGGTACCGGCGTTGCGGATTTTGCGGGTAACGGCACGGGTATCCACATCGTAAAGGCAGGGAATATCCTGTTTGGTCAGGAACTGGGCCAGACTTTCTTCATAATGCCAATTGCTGCCCAGTTCACAGAGCTCGCCGATTACGAAGCCGCCTACAAAGGCTTTACGGGACTGCATGAAAATATCTGCAATACCGTAGTTGCCTACCATAGGATAGGTCAGCGTCAGAATCTGGCGGCAATAGGAGGGGTCTGTCAGGCTTTCCTGATACCCCGTCATGCTGGTGTTGAACACCACTTCGCCGGTGGCCCGGCTGTCATTCAATAACTGCCCCGTGAAAACGCTGCCGTCTTCGAGGATTAATTTACCCTTCATGAAAACACCTCATATCTGTCAGTCCAGGACTTTCCCATCCTGCATAACTACTTTACCTTTGACCATGGTCAGCACCGCCTTGCCTTTGAGCTTGCGGCCCACGAAGGGACTGTGGCTGCCCTTGGTATAGAATTCTTTTTCGTCAACTGTCCATTCCAGTTCCGGGTCGATTACCGTGATATCTGCCTGCGCACCTTCGCTTAACTTGCCTGCTTCCAGACCGAAAACCTGAGCCGGTTCATAGCTCATCTTGGAAACGATCAGGGGCAGGTCAAGTTTCTGCTCATGATAGAGATCCGTCAGCATAACACCTAAGGAAGTTTCGAGGCCCGGGAAACCGCTTGGGGCATAGATATACTCCCTGTCCTTTTCTTCCTGGGCATGGGGGCTGTGGTCGGTGACAATAGCATCGATGGTGCCGTCCTTCAAGCCTTCCAAAATGGCGTCACAGTCCTTCTGAGCCCGCAGGGGCGGATTGATCTTCGTGG
It includes:
- the carA gene encoding glutamine-hydrolyzing carbamoyl-phosphate synthase small subunit; amino-acid sequence: MKGKLILEDGSVFTGQLLNDSRATGEVVFNTSMTGYQESLTDPSYCRQILTLTYPMVGNYGIADIFMQSRKAFVGGFVIGELCELGSNWHYEESLAQFLTKQDIPCLYDVDTRAVTRKIRNAGTMKGIIVPEDASQEEIDKLMAVPIKKEVVMEVTTPEAYTIEAEKEDAPLVVAMDFGVKQNILTSLHDIGCKLQVVPADTKAEDILAMNPDGIFLSNGPGDPADVPEIVEEIKKLIGKKPIFGICLGHQLIARALGAKTYKLKFGHRGSNQPVKDLRTGKVQISSQNHGYAVEEESLKDLPLEVTHINVNDGTVEGVRHTELPLFSVQYHPEASPGPDDNLYLFDEFWTMLKGE
- a CDS encoding dihydroorotate dehydrogenase electron transfer subunit, which codes for MWAEVTTLPKALVDAEVILNRELVSGVYYLEVEAPKIAREAEPGQFVQLQIPDGAFTLRRPVGIAARNLQTGTVAFIYRTVGKGTAALAKVKTGAVINVLGPLGHGFAMTAKRPLLVGGGMGLSPLLFYASAMEGKADILMGGRSKQELFWEELYMPLVQEVFCTTDDGSYGQKGFTTAALPEILAKGDYDLVVACGPEIMMQGIAKIAHEHGIPCQVSLEKRMGCGLGACLSCSIDTTDGQRKKVCKDGPVFYAQEVFDLS
- the carB gene encoding carbamoyl-phosphate synthase large subunit; amino-acid sequence: MPKKENLKKVMVIGSGPIIIGQAAEFDYAGSQACRALKEEGLEVVLVNSNPATIMTDTHIADRVYIEPLTPEFLEEIIAKEKPDGLLATLGGQAGLNLAVQLAENGVLEKYNVELLGTPLSAIKQAEDRELFKETMEKLGEPIPESTIVEDVPSAVEFANGIGYPVIVRPAYTMGGTGGGIAENEEELIDIVIKGLNYSLIGQVLIERSVAGWKEIEYEVMRDGNDNCITVCNMENFDPVGVHTGDSIVVAPSQTLTDHEYQMLRSASLRIIRELGIEGGCNAQYALDPNSNRYYVIEVNPRVSRSSALASKATGYPIAKVSAKIAIGYTLDEITNAVTQKTKACFEPSLDYCVVKFPRWPFDKFVYADKTLGTQMKATGEVMSIDRHFEGAILKAVRSLEIGVHRLHMPKMADWDDERVKKNLARVNDERIFVIAEALRRGIATVDEIHNITKVDKWFINKLNNIAQVENQLAEDALTPSLMLAAKNVGLADVSIAEITGKTADEIRTTRKSMGVLPCYKMVDTCAAEFEAATPYYYSTFRGEQDEVEVSNKRKVIVLGSGPIRIGQGVEFDYCSVHSVWALKEMGIEAIIINNNPETVSTDFDISDRLYFEPLTTEDVLNIIDKEKPEGVIVQFGGQTAINLAASLQKAGVKVFGTSVDDIDRAEDRERFDEVLTQTQIPRPQGISVTNLEDAISGAERIGYPVMVRPSYVLGGRAMEIVYNEAELRDYMSRAVKVTPDHPVLVDRYMQGTEVEVDAISDGIDVLIPGIMEHVERAGVHSGDSIAVYPAQTLPSKVLYTIIDYTKRLAVALHVKGLLNIQFVVVNDEVFIIEVNPRSSRTVPFLSKVTDVKMVNLATRIALGASLKDVSDRTGLVPPKPYVAVKAPVFSFAKMTDVDIALGPEMKSTGEVMGIDYHYARALYKAIVGSGINVPTKGCVLFTVADKDKEEMKQLAKAFSELDFNIAATEGTAKAIKSMGIDVEVVGKVHERSSDIIEKIKTGKIHMVINTLTQGKHSLKDGFKIRRATVEHGIACLTSLDTAWEVMRVLSFMRERRLVYSLAIQDYVGGGDDLA